Proteins co-encoded in one Vicia villosa cultivar HV-30 ecotype Madison, WI unplaced genomic scaffold, Vvil1.0 ctg.000121F_1_1, whole genome shotgun sequence genomic window:
- the LOC131624431 gene encoding uncharacterized protein LOC131624431: protein MGCVGECGREESVSHIFFECPNLAGMWKLLCNWIGVVPNLQNAGWQHLEQFERLLGSQRNLTMKMRVIWAAGVWCIWRGRNNKVFRGEEIQMEKLVEEAKILAWRWLKLKSNSIADDIVAWCNNPKACIGILDD, encoded by the coding sequence ATGGGCTGTGTCGGGGAGTGCGGGAGAGAGGAATCGGTATCTCATATCTTTTTTGAGTGTCCTAATCTTGCAGGAATGTGGAAGCTGTTGTGCAACTGGATAGGAGTGGTTCCAAACTTACAAAATGCAGGATGGCAACATCTTGAACAATTCGAAAGACTCCTTGGATCACAAAGAAATTTAACCATGAAAATGAGAGTGATATGGGCAGCAGGCGTGTGGTGCATTTGGAGAGGCAGGAATAACAAAGTGTTTCGGGGCGAGGAAATTCAAATGGAAAAGCTGGTTGAAGAGGCGAAGATATTGGCATGGAGATGGCTCAAACTTAAATCAAATTCTATAGCCGACGATATAGTCGCGTGGTGTAATAATCCTAAGGCGTGTATCGGGATTCTTGATGATTGA
- the LOC131624415 gene encoding uncharacterized protein LOC131624415 has translation MAAQSSTSSTKSQVSKNASHDHFFVWREFVWGAVAGAFGEGMMHPVDTIKTRIQSQAILNGVKNQKGILQMVRSVWKVDGLKGFYRGVLPGVTGSLATGATYFGVIESTKKWIEDSHPSLEGHWAHFIAGAVGDTLGSVVYVPCEVIKQRMQVQGTITSWTSTAIKNGIEIKPGAEIYDYYKGMFHAGCSIWRSQGLKGLYAGYLSTLARDVPFAGLMVVFYEALKDATEYGKQRWISNPNWHVNNSFEGLVLGGLAGGLSAYLTTPLDVVKTRLQVQGSTLRYKGWLDAIYNIWAKEGLEGMFRGSIPRIAWYIPASALTFMAVEFLRENFNERVPNGNLRVQKKKTLQEAT, from the exons atggcAGCTCAAAGCTCTACTTCCAGTACTAAATCACAAGTTTCCAAGAACGCTTCTCACGACCATTTCTTCG TATGGAGGGAGTTTGTATGGGGAGCTGTTGCGGGTGCTTTTGGGGAAGGAATGATGCATCCAGTAGATACCATCAAAACACGAATACAAAGTCAAGCTATTCTAAATGGTGTTAAG AACCAAAAAGGCATATTGCAGATGGTGCGGTCTGTCTGGAAGGTTGATGGATTAAAAG gctTTTACAGGGGTGTACTACCTGGTGTTACTGGGTCTCTTGCGACTGGTGCAACATATTTTGGTGTCATAGAGTCCACTAAAAAGTGGATTGAGGATTCACATCCTAGCCTTGAGGGCCATTGGGCACATTTCATTGCTGGAGCTGTTG GAGATACACTTGGTTCTGTAGTATATGTTCCATGCGAAGTGATAAAGCAGCGCATGCAAGTTCAAGGCACAATTACATCCTGGACTTCTACTGCAATAAAGAATGGCATTGAAATAAAACCTGGTGCAGAAATATATGACTATTATAAAGGGATGTTTCATGCAGGCTGCTCAATATGGAGATCACAAGGCTTAAAGGGTTTATATGCAGG ATATTTGTCTACACTGGCAAGGGATGTACCATTTGCTGGTCTGATG GTTGTGTTCTATGAAGCTTTGAAAGATGCTACAGAGTATGGGAAGCAAAGATGGATATCTAACCCAAATTGGCATGTTAATAATTCTTTTGAAGGACTGGTTTTAGGCGGATTAGCTGGTG GTCTCAGTGCATATCTCACCACTCCTTTGGATGTCGTCAAAACTAGGCTGCAAGTTCAGGGTTCAACTTTGAG GTATAAGGGTTGGTTGGATGCTATCTACAATATATGGGCTAAGGAAGGCTTGGAAGGGATGTTCAGGGGTAGCATCCCCAGAATTGCGTGGTACATTCCGGCTTCAGCGCTTACATTCATGGCTGTGGAATTTCTCAGAGAAAATTTTAATGAAAGAGTGCCCAATGGTAATTTGAGAGtgcaaaagaagaaaactttgcAGGAGGCTACTTAA